The segment GGTCCGGCTCCACGCCCTGGCGGGGCGGCGGCGACAGGCCCAGGTGGCGCCAGGCCTTGGCCGAGGCCATCCGGCCACGGGCCGTGCGGATCAGGTAGCCCTGCTGGATCAGGTAGGGCTCGACCACGTCCTCGAGGGTGCCACGGTCCTCGCTGAGGGCCGCGGCCAGCGATTCGACGCCCACCGGGCCGCCATCGAAGTTCTCGATGATGATCCGCAGCAGGCGGCGGTCGAGGTCGTCAAAGCCCTGCGCGTCGACCTTGAGCATATCGGTGGCCGCACGGGCCAGGTCGTGGGTGATCTTGCCGTCGCCACGCACCTCGGCGTAGTCACGCACCCGGCGCAGGAGCCGGTTGGCGATACGCGGCGTGCCGCGCGAGCGGCGGGCGATCTCCACGGCCCCTTCGAGGTCGCACTCGATCCCGAAGATCCGGGCGGCGCGGCGGACGATGGCCGTCAGCTCGTCCACGCTGTAGAACTCCAGCCGCTGGATGATGCCGAAGCGGTCGCGCAGCGGGCCGGTGAGCAGGCCGGCGCGGGTGGTGGCGCCAATCAGGGTGAACGGTGGCAGGTCCAGCTTGATCGAACGGGCCGCGGGGCCCTCGCCGATCATGATGTCGATCTGGAAATCTTCCATCGCCGGGTAGAGCACTTCCTCCACCACGGGCGACAGGCGGTGGATCTCGTCCACGAAGAGCACGTCGTTCGCTTCGAGGTTGGTCAGCAGCGCGGCCAGGTCGCCGGCGCGCTCGAGCACCGGGCCCGAGGTGGAACGGACGTTCACGCCCAGCTCGTTGGCGATGACGTGCGAGAGCGTGGTCTTGCCCAGGCCGGGCGGCCCGAAGATCAGCACGTGGTCCAGCGCACCCTGCCGGCGGCGCGCCGCCTCGATATAGATGGCCATCTGCTCGCGCACCGTCTGCTGGCCGAGGTACTCGGCAAGGCGCTTGGGACGGATGCTGGCTTCCAGCGCCTCGTCATCCATGGCGGCGGCGGCGGAAATGATGCGGTGCTCGGACATGCCCGCATTATGGCATGCCCGGTCAGATCTCTACTTGCGCACCCAGCTCGATCAGGCGGTTGCCCGGGATCTGGAAAAACGCCGTGGCGGGCAGCGCATTGCGGGCGAGGAAGGCGAACAGCTTGTCGCGCCACAGGGCCATGCCGGGGCGGCGTGCGTCGGCCACGATGGTTTCGCGGGACAGGAAGAACGTCGTGTCCATCATGTCGAAGTCGAGGCCCAGCGCACTGGCCCGGGTGAGCGAGTTCGGGATGTTCGGGTCTTCGGCAAAGCCATAGCGCAGCTGCAGGCCGAAGAAGCCGTTGCCGTACTCCAGCACCTCCATGCGCTCGTCGTGCTCGGCCACCGGCGTCTCGAGCATTTCCACGGTAAGCAGCACGTTGCGCTCGTGCAGCACCTTGTTGTGCTTGAGATTGTGCAGCATCGCGTGCGGCACCGAGTTCTGGTTGGCGGTGAGGAACACCGCCGTACCCGGCACGATCAGCGGCGGGTGGTCGGCGATGTTGGCCACGAAGGGCTCCAGCGCCAGGCCGGACTGCTTGATCTCGCGGACCACCAGGTCCCTGCCCCGCCGCCAGGTGGTCATCATGGTGAAGATCACCACGCCCAGCACCAGCGGGAACCAGCCACCGTGGGCGATCTTCAGCGCGTTGGCGCCGAAGAAGGACAGATCGGTGATGAGGAAGATGACGCCGACGGCGATGACCGCCGACCAGTGCCAGTTCCAGCGGCGCTTGGCCACCACCAGCGCCAGCAGCGTGGTCATGGTCATGGTGCCGGTCACGGCGATACCGTAGGCCGCGCCCAGGTTGTTCGACGAACGGAAGCCCAGCACGGCCAGGATCACCAGCACGAACAGAAGGCGATTGATCCACGGCACGAAGATCTGCCCGGACATCTCGCGCGAGGTATGCACGACCGCCATGCGCGGCGAATAGCCCAGCGACATGGCCTCCCGGGTCATCGAGAAGGCACCGGAGATCACGGCCTGCGACGCGATGACGGCGGCCGCCGTGGCCAGCGCGATCATGGGATAGAGCAGGTCTTCCGGCACCATCTTGTAGAACGGGTTCTCGATCGCGGTCTGGTCGTGCAGCAGCAGCGCGCCCTGGCCGAAGTAGTTGATCAGCAGGGCCGGCAGCACGAAGAAGAACCACGCCAGGCGGATCGGCTTCTTGCCGAAGTGGCCCATGTCGGCATACAGCGCCTCACCACCGGTGAGCGCCAGCACCACGCCGCCGAGGGCGATGAACGCCTGGCGGCCGTGCTCCATGAAGAACTTGACCGCATACGCCGGGTTCACCGCCCAGAGCACCTGCGGATGCGCGACGATCTGGCGCAGGCCCAGCCAGGCCAGCACGAGGAACCACACGCACATCACCGGCGCGAATGCCTTGCCCACCAGGTCCGTGCCGTGGCGCTGGATGGCGAACAGGACGAACAGGATCACCAGGCAGATGGGTAGCACGTAGGTATCGAGGGTCGGCGCCGCCACTTCGAGGCCTTCGACCGCCGAGAGCACCGACATCGCCGGCGTGATCACGCCATCGCCGTAGAACAGCGAGGCACCGAAGATACCGATGGCCGCGAGCACCCAGCGGGTGCGCGGCGAGCCCGCGACGCTGCGCTGGGCCAGGGCCATGAGCGCCATGATGCCGCCCTCGCCCTTGTTGTCCGCGCGCATCACGAAGGTGACGTATTTCAGCGAGATCACCATCAACAGCGACCAGAAGATGAGCGAGAGCACGCCCAGCACCGCGGTGGGCTGCGGCGTCATGCCGTGCGTGCCCAGCGTTTCCTTCATGGTGTACAGCGGGCTCGTACCGATGTCGCCGAACACGATGCCGATGGCACCCAGCGCCAGTGTCGCGAGTTTCTTGCCGTGCGCGTTGCGCAGTTCGTCAGCGTGGCTCATGCCCATGGTCAGCTTCCCAGCGCGGCGCGCAGCGCCTTGCGGATGATGGCCTCGGCGGTATCGCCTTCCGCGGCCACCTTGGTGACGAGACGCGATGCCTCGGGCGGTTTGTAACCGAGCTGCTGCAGGGCCACGGTGGCTTCGCTGACCGGGTCGACCGGTGCGGCGACGCCGCCACTCGTGGCGGGCAGGCGCACGCCGGTGGCGTCCACGCGGTCGCGCAGTTCCACCACCATGCGCTCGGCGGTTTTCTTGCCGATGCCGGGGATCTTGGTCAGCGCGACGACATCGCCCGCATGCACCAGCCGGGAGAGTTCATCCGTCGCCACGCCGGAGAGCACGGCCAGCGCGATCTTCGCGCCAATGCCGCTCACCTTGATGAGGTGCCGGAACATCGCCCGCTCGGCCTCGCGCAGGAAGCCGTACAGCGCCACGCCGTCTTCCTTCACCGCGTGGTGGGTGAGCAGGGTCACTTCCTGGCCGGTGGCCGGCAGGTCGTAGATGGTCGACATCGGGGCGTCGACTTCATAGCCGACACCGCCCACGTCCACGAGGAGCGACGGGGGCTGTTTACTGACAAGGGTGCCACGCAGGCGGCCGATCATCGGCGACGTCTCCAAGCCGTGCGGGGAATACCCACGCGCTCAATACTGGATCGGGTGTGGGCATGGGCGATGGCGATCGCCAGGGCGTCGGCCGCGTCCGCCTGCAGCGGACCCTTCAGGCCGAGGATCATCCCGATCATGTGCTGGACCTGGGTCTTGTCGGCGCGGCCGGTACCGACCACCGCCTGCTTGACCTCGGTCGCTGCGTACTCGTGCACGACAATTCCCTGGCTGACCACGGCACACACGGCGGCGCCGCGCGCCTGGCCCAGCTTCAGGGCCGAGTCGGCGTTGCGCGCCATGAACACGCGCTCGATCGCGGCTTCGGCCGGACCGTGCGCGCCAATGATGGCGCAGAGTTCGTCAAAGATGCGTTTCAGGCGCAGCGGGAAGGTCGCTTCGCCACCCACCACGAGCGCGCCATGCCATACATGGACCAGCGCGCCGTTGTCGGCCACGTCGATCACCCCGACACCCGTGCGCTGGCTGCCCGGGTCGATACCGAGGATGCGTGTCATGGCGGCGCTGTGCTTCGTGTGCGGGGCGGGTAAGGCCGGGGGGCCTTACGCGTGGTCCGCTTCCTGCGGAAGGATGGCGTTGTGGTACACCTCGTCGACATCGTCGAGGCTACCCAGGCGGTCGAGTAGCTTAAGGAAGTGCTCAAGCGCCTCACCGGTCGGGGTGACCAGCGGCCCGTTCGGGCGCATCACCACGTCGGAGCCATCGACATCGAAGCCGGCGGCGACGAGCGCCTTGCGCATGGCTTCCACGGCGATCGGGTCCGCGGCAAGCAGGACGGTGCCCACGCCGTTTTCGATCACGATGTCTTCGGCGTTGTTCTCGATCGCCGCTTCTTCCAGCTTCGCTTCCACGTCAGCGTCGCCGCCGGTGTGAATGACCACCTGGCCCACGCGGGTGAACTGGAACGCGACCGAATTGGTGGTGCCCAGGTTGCCGCCGAGCTTGGTCAGCGCCGCGCGCACGTCGGCGACGGTGCGGGTCTGGTTGTCGGTGACGCAGTCGATGATCAGCGCGGTACCCGCGGGGCCGTAGCCCTCGTAGCGGATCTCGTGCATGTCCGCGCCGCCCTCGGCACCCGAGCCGCGCTTGATCGCGCGGTCGATGGTGTCCTTGGTCATGTTGGCGCCCAGCGCCTTGTCCACGGCCGCGCGCAGGCGCGGGTTGCCGTTGGGGTCGGGCACGCCGCCACGGGTGGCGATGGTGATTTCCCGGATCAGCTTGGTGAACACCTTGGCGCGCTTGGCGTCTTCAGCGTTCTTGCGACCTTCGATGGACGGGCCTCTACCCATGAGCGTTTCCTGACGATACCGGACGGACAGGGGCGGGATTCTAGCGGAACTGGGACAAGAGCTACACCAGCGGGGTATCGAAGTGCCCTTCGCGGAGGAAAAAAGCCGCCTGGCGGGCCACGTCGGCCGAGACCAGCATGCCGGTGTGGCTGGTTTCCAGGATGCAGTGGTCGGCCAGCCCCGGCAGGCGGGTTTCCTCCACGCCGACCGAGCCGTCGTGCTCCAGGCCGACATCACCGATGAGCGAGCCAAGGCCCACCTGCTGGCGGCCGGCGATCATCCCGACCTCGCGCGGGCCGTCCCAGTGGTCCAGCCCATGGGCCAGCAGTTCGCGAGAACGGCCAAGCAGGACATCCCCACCCCAGTGGTGGGTGAGCCCGCGCGCCGCGCCGCTGCCATTGAGCGGCGAGCCCAGGCAGACGATGCGGCCGCCCGGCTCGTCCATCTCACGGCAGGCCAGCAGGGCAAGGATGCCGCCCAGGCTGTGCCCGACGATATGGACCGGACCCGGCGCCAGCGCGCGGATACGCCGGCGCAGGCGCTCGATCGCCTGCTCCGGGGGCGCCGCCACGCTCATGTACTCGAACTGATGGACGCGAAAGCCTTCCTCGCGCAGCCGCCGGTGCAGCATGGCCATGGCAAAGCCGCGCATCCATAGCCCATGGAGCAGGATGACGTCGGGCGGCGAGGCATTCATCAGCTGGGCGTCGGCGATCAGGCCTTCAGCGCGTCCGCGGCATCCACGCGCACGTGGAGTTCCTTCAGCTGCGGGGCCGAGACCAGCGACGGGGCGTCGGTCATCAGGTCCTGCGCGCTGGTGGTCTTCGGGAACGCGATGACATCACGGATGGACTCGGTACCGGCCATCAGCGCGGCGATGCGGTCGATGCCGAACGCCAGGCCGCCGTGGGGCGGCGCGCCCATGCGCAGGGCCTTGAGCAGGAAGCCGAACTTGGCCTCCGCCTCGGCCGTGCCGATGCCGAGCAGCTCGAACACGGCGCTCTGCATCTCCGGGCGATGGATACGGATGGAACCGCCACCGATCTCGTTGCCGTTGAGCACCATGTCGTAGCCACGGCTCAGGGCCACGGCGGCGTTGGCGCGCAGGTCGGCGATGTCGTCGATGTTGGGCGCGGTGAACGGGTGATGCAGCGCCACGAAGCGCTTCTCTTCCTCGTCCCACTCGAACATCGGGAAATCGGTGACCCACAGTGGCTTCCAGCTGTCTTCCACCAGGCCACGATCGCGGCCCAGCTTGATGCGCAGCGCGCCCATGAAGTCGGTGACGACCTTCCAGCGGCCCGCGCCGAAGAACACGATGTCGCCATTGGCCGCGCCGGTGAGCTCGAGCACCTTGTTGAGCGCGGCGTCGTCGAGGAACTTGGCCACCGGCGAGTTGATGCCGTCGCGGCCCTTGGCCAGGTCGTCCACCTTCAGCCAGGCCAGGCCCTTGGCGCCGTAGCGGCCGGCGTATTCGGTCAGGACGTCGATGTCCTTGCGCGACAGATCGGCCGCGCCGGGGACACGCAACGCGGCCACGCGGCCGGCCGGATCGTTGGCCGGGTCGGCGAAGACCTTGAACTCGACGTGCTTCACCGCCTCGGCGATGTCGGTCAGTTCCAGGGCAATGCGCAGGTCGGGCTTATCCGAGCCGAAGCGGCGCATGGCCTCTTCGTAGGTCATGCGCGGGAAGGTGGCAGCCAGCTCCACGCCGCGCACTTCGCGGAACACGTGGCGGATCAGGTTCTCGACGAAGTCCTGCACGTCGCGTTCTTCGACGAAGGCGAACTCCAGGTCGAGCTGGGTGAATTCCGGCTGGCGGTCGGCGCGCAGGTCTTCGTCGCGGAAGCAGCGGGCGATCTGGTAGTAGCGGTCGAAGCCCGCCATCATCAGGATCTGCTTGAACAGCTGCGGCGACTGCGGCAGCGCGTAGAACTGGCCCGGGTGCACGCGGCTGGGCACCAGGTAGTCGCGCGCGCCTTCCGGCGTGGCCTTGGTCAGGATCGGGGTTTCGATGTCCTGGAAGCCGGCGGTATCCAGGTAGCGGCGCAGCTCGCGGACCAGCGCGGTGCGCGTGCGCATCATCTTCTGCATGTCGGGGCGGCGCAGGTCGAGGTAGCGGTAGGTCATCCGCATGTCCTCGTTGGGATTCTCGTGCAGCGCGAACGGCAGGTCGCGCGCGGCATTGAGGATCTCGACCCTGTCGGCCAGCAGCTCGACCGTGCCGGTCTTCAGCTTGTCGTTCACCGACAGGCGCTTGCGCACCTGGCCGGTCACCTTGATGACGTACTCGTAGCCGAGCTCGCCGGCCACGGCGAACGCCTCGGCGTTCTCGCGCTCAACCACCACCTGGGCGATGCCCTCATGGTCGCGCAGGTCGATGAAGGCCACGTGGCTCTGCAGGCGCAGGGTGTTGACCCAGCCGCAAAGGGTGACTTCCTGGCCGACCAGGGACTCGTCGATGAGGCCGCAAAAATGGGTGCGCATGCGCTTGGGGCTCCGCGGTGCAATGCAAAAGAAAAGACCCCGGATCGTACCACGAGCCGGGGTCTCCCTAGCGGTGCGCGGGCGCCTTAGCGGCCGATATCGAAGCGGCCGCGGCAGCCCCGGTCGGCCCAGATACCGTCACGGGTGAAGCCATAGCTGTAGCCCTCGCGGCAATCGCTCTTCGAGGTCTGCTCCACCAGGCGGGCGCCACGGCCCACCGGCCAGCGGCAGAACACGCGCTTGTTGTCGGTGCTGTCGCAGCTGACGATCTGGCCGCCACCACCATAGCCCGGGCGGCCACCGCCGCCGTAACCCGGCCGGCCGTCATCCCAGCCGGGACGACCACCGCCCCAGCCACCGGCGTCCTGGAAGATGCCGCGGCAGCCATCGTCCACCCACAGGCCGCCGCGATCCATGTCCCAGGTGCGGCCACGGATGCACGCGGTCTTCGAGTCCTGGCGGATCAGGCGGGCGTCACGCCACGGCACGCGGCAGTACGAGCGCTTGCCGTTGTCGCTGTAGCAGTTGACGGTGTCGCCGCCACGCTGGGCGTGGGCGGCATGCGGGGCCATGAACAGGCCCGCGCCAAGCGCGAGCATTGCAACCATTCCAAGCAGGCGTTTCATGGCAACCGGTACGTCCTTTTCGATGAGGTGTCGCAAAAACTATCGGAAAGATCCGCAATGGTGTTTAAACGAATCGCAGGAAATCGTTGCCGTCGTGATCAGTCGGACGATTTGGCCGCCGGCGCAGGCGACGCGGCCGGTGCGGGCGAGGCGGCGGGCGCCGGCGCGGCCGCCGGGGCACCGGACGAGCCTTCGGTGAGGTTGCGCTTCTTGTCGCCGTCCTTCTTGAAGTCGGTCTCGTACCAGCCACCGCCGGCCAGGCGGAACTGGGGCGCGCTCAGCTGGCGGCTGACCCGCGGCTCGCCGCAGCTCGGGCAGGTTTCCGGATCGGGGTCGGCCATCTTCTGCAGGCGGTCGAAACGGTGGCCACAGGCCTGGCACTGGAACTCATAAATGGGCATTAGCGGGTTTCGTGGCGATCCAGCCGGGGATTATCGGGGAGTACGGCCCGTTTTCAATGCCGCCCAAGTTCGATCGGCGTGCCTCCGGCAACGCCACGCCGCCCTCTGATTTTGCATTGCACCAAACTGGCGAACCTAGCCAGTTTCGTGCCACCGCCTATTTTAAAGGGCTCGATGGCATGGCATATCCCCTTAATAGCGCAAAAGAAACTGTCGCATTGACGCACCGCAATAAGGCTGCCTAGCGTCGTTACCAACGCGGCCACCGGCCGCGTCGTGGGGCGTGCCGCGCCCCACGCGCCAAAACGCTCGCCCTGGGGACCCATCGATGACGACAGGCATGACCCTCCGACGCAAGCCCGCGAGCCGCTGGCTCCCGGCCCTTGGCCTCATGATCGTAACGCCGGGTTACGCGCAGGATGCGACGGCCCCGCCGGATGCCCGGGAGGCCAGGCAGCTGGACCAGGTGGTGGTGACCGGTACGCGCTCCACCACGCGCACGGAAGCCAGCTCGCTTTCCCCGATCGACGTGCTGACCCCGAAAGACCTGACCTCCACCGGCAGCACCGAACTGGCCACCGCACTGGGCCGCCTCCTGCCCTCGCTGGACTTCCCCCGCCCCGCCATCAACGACGGCAACGATGCGATCCGCCCGGCCAGCCGGCGCGGCCTCTCGCCGGATGCCACGCTGGTGCTGGTGGACGGCAAGCGGTATCACACGTCCGCGCTGGTGAACTACAACCCGTCGGTGGGCCGCGGCTCCGCACCAGCCGACCTCAACTCCATCCCCATCTCGGCCATCGACCACATCGAAGTGCTGCGCGACGGCGCCGCGGCGCAGTACGGCTCGGACGCCATCGCCGGCGTGATCAACATCGTGCTGAAACACGGTGCGGCCGCGGGAGGCAACAGCATCTCCGTCAACGGCGGGATCATGGACAAGGGCGACGGCGCCACCAACGGCATCGACGGCTCGCTTGGCGTGGACCTGGGCGGCAAAGGGGCGGATGCGAAGGGCTGGCTGCGCGTTGCGTGGAATTACCAGAACTCGATGAATACGAATCGCGCCTCGCCGGTGAGCCTGTTCACCCCGGACGAAGCAGCGGACGGTAATGTCGCGCACCAGCGCTACGGCGATCCGGCGGTGAAGACCTACCAGGTACTGACCAACT is part of the Luteibacter pinisoli genome and harbors:
- the ruvC gene encoding crossover junction endodeoxyribonuclease RuvC, translated to MTRILGIDPGSQRTGVGVIDVADNGALVHVWHGALVVGGEATFPLRLKRIFDELCAIIGAHGPAEAAIERVFMARNADSALKLGQARGAAVCAVVSQGIVVHEYAATEVKQAVVGTGRADKTQVQHMIGMILGLKGPLQADAADALAIAIAHAHTRSSIERVGIPRTAWRRRR
- a CDS encoding esterase/lipase family protein, with protein sequence MNASPPDVILLHGLWMRGFAMAMLHRRLREEGFRVHQFEYMSVAAPPEQAIERLRRRIRALAPGPVHIVGHSLGGILALLACREMDEPGGRIVCLGSPLNGSGAARGLTHHWGGDVLLGRSRELLAHGLDHWDGPREVGMIAGRQQVGLGSLIGDVGLEHDGSVGVEETRLPGLADHCILETSHTGMLVSADVARQAAFFLREGHFDTPLV
- a CDS encoding FmdB family zinc ribbon protein, with the protein product MPIYEFQCQACGHRFDRLQKMADPDPETCPSCGEPRVSRQLSAPQFRLAGGGWYETDFKKDGDKKRNLTEGSSGAPAAAPAPAASPAPAASPAPAAKSSD
- the ruvB gene encoding Holliday junction branch migration DNA helicase RuvB, whose product is MSEHRIISAAAAMDDEALEASIRPKRLAEYLGQQTVREQMAIYIEAARRRQGALDHVLIFGPPGLGKTTLSHVIANELGVNVRSTSGPVLERAGDLAALLTNLEANDVLFVDEIHRLSPVVEEVLYPAMEDFQIDIMIGEGPAARSIKLDLPPFTLIGATTRAGLLTGPLRDRFGIIQRLEFYSVDELTAIVRRAARIFGIECDLEGAVEIARRSRGTPRIANRLLRRVRDYAEVRGDGKITHDLARAATDMLKVDAQGFDDLDRRLLRIIIENFDGGPVGVESLAAALSEDRGTLEDVVEPYLIQQGYLIRTARGRMASAKAWRHLGLSPPPRQGVEPDLFPEAL
- the ruvA gene encoding Holliday junction branch migration protein RuvA; the encoded protein is MIGRLRGTLVSKQPPSLLVDVGGVGYEVDAPMSTIYDLPATGQEVTLLTHHAVKEDGVALYGFLREAERAMFRHLIKVSGIGAKIALAVLSGVATDELSRLVHAGDVVALTKIPGIGKKTAERMVVELRDRVDATGVRLPATSGGVAAPVDPVSEATVALQQLGYKPPEASRLVTKVAAEGDTAEAIIRKALRAALGS
- a CDS encoding potassium transporter Kup, with product MSHADELRNAHGKKLATLALGAIGIVFGDIGTSPLYTMKETLGTHGMTPQPTAVLGVLSLIFWSLLMVISLKYVTFVMRADNKGEGGIMALMALAQRSVAGSPRTRWVLAAIGIFGASLFYGDGVITPAMSVLSAVEGLEVAAPTLDTYVLPICLVILFVLFAIQRHGTDLVGKAFAPVMCVWFLVLAWLGLRQIVAHPQVLWAVNPAYAVKFFMEHGRQAFIALGGVVLALTGGEALYADMGHFGKKPIRLAWFFFVLPALLINYFGQGALLLHDQTAIENPFYKMVPEDLLYPMIALATAAAVIASQAVISGAFSMTREAMSLGYSPRMAVVHTSREMSGQIFVPWINRLLFVLVILAVLGFRSSNNLGAAYGIAVTGTMTMTTLLALVVAKRRWNWHWSAVIAVGVIFLITDLSFFGANALKIAHGGWFPLVLGVVIFTMMTTWRRGRDLVVREIKQSGLALEPFVANIADHPPLIVPGTAVFLTANQNSVPHAMLHNLKHNKVLHERNVLLTVEMLETPVAEHDERMEVLEYGNGFFGLQLRYGFAEDPNIPNSLTRASALGLDFDMMDTTFFLSRETIVADARRPGMALWRDKLFAFLARNALPATAFFQIPGNRLIELGAQVEI
- the aspS gene encoding aspartate--tRNA ligase produces the protein MRTHFCGLIDESLVGQEVTLCGWVNTLRLQSHVAFIDLRDHEGIAQVVVERENAEAFAVAGELGYEYVIKVTGQVRKRLSVNDKLKTGTVELLADRVEILNAARDLPFALHENPNEDMRMTYRYLDLRRPDMQKMMRTRTALVRELRRYLDTAGFQDIETPILTKATPEGARDYLVPSRVHPGQFYALPQSPQLFKQILMMAGFDRYYQIARCFRDEDLRADRQPEFTQLDLEFAFVEERDVQDFVENLIRHVFREVRGVELAATFPRMTYEEAMRRFGSDKPDLRIALELTDIAEAVKHVEFKVFADPANDPAGRVAALRVPGAADLSRKDIDVLTEYAGRYGAKGLAWLKVDDLAKGRDGINSPVAKFLDDAALNKVLELTGAANGDIVFFGAGRWKVVTDFMGALRIKLGRDRGLVEDSWKPLWVTDFPMFEWDEEEKRFVALHHPFTAPNIDDIADLRANAAVALSRGYDMVLNGNEIGGGSIRIHRPEMQSAVFELLGIGTAEAEAKFGFLLKALRMGAPPHGGLAFGIDRIAALMAGTESIRDVIAFPKTTSAQDLMTDAPSLVSAPQLKELHVRVDAADALKA
- a CDS encoding DUF3011 domain-containing protein, giving the protein MKRLLGMVAMLALGAGLFMAPHAAHAQRGGDTVNCYSDNGKRSYCRVPWRDARLIRQDSKTACIRGRTWDMDRGGLWVDDGCRGIFQDAGGWGGGRPGWDDGRPGYGGGGRPGYGGGGQIVSCDSTDNKRVFCRWPVGRGARLVEQTSKSDCREGYSYGFTRDGIWADRGCRGRFDIGR
- a CDS encoding YebC/PmpR family DNA-binding transcriptional regulator, translating into MGRGPSIEGRKNAEDAKRAKVFTKLIREITIATRGGVPDPNGNPRLRAAVDKALGANMTKDTIDRAIKRGSGAEGGADMHEIRYEGYGPAGTALIIDCVTDNQTRTVADVRAALTKLGGNLGTTNSVAFQFTRVGQVVIHTGGDADVEAKLEEAAIENNAEDIVIENGVGTVLLAADPIAVEAMRKALVAAGFDVDGSDVVMRPNGPLVTPTGEALEHFLKLLDRLGSLDDVDEVYHNAILPQEADHA